One genomic segment of Rhinolophus sinicus isolate RSC01 linkage group LG11, ASM3656204v1, whole genome shotgun sequence includes these proteins:
- the LOC109451899 gene encoding 5-hydroxyisourate hydrolase isoform X2: MEPVGSLLTTHVLDTASGLPAQGLCLHLSRLEGHGQQWTELRKSYTDPDGRCPGLLPPGQMKAGTYKLFFDTEGYWKTKGQESFYPYVEVVFTITNETHKFHVPLLLSPWSYTTYRGS, translated from the exons ATGGAGCCAGTCGGCAGCCTGCTGACCACACACGTGCTGGACACTGCCTCAGGGCTCCCCGCCCAGGGCCTCTGCCTCCATCTGTCCAGGCTCGAGGGCCACGGCCAGCAATGGACCGAACTGAGGAAAAG cTACACTGACCCTGACGGCCGCTGTCCTGGGCTCCTGCCGCCTGGCCAGATGAAGGCAGGCACCTACAAGCTGTTCTTCGACACCGAGGGCTACTGGAAGACAAAGGGGCAGGAGAGCTTCTACCCGTATGTGGAG GTCGTTTTCACCATCACCAACGAGACCCACAAGTTCCACGTCCCCCTGCTGCTGAGCCCCTGGTCCTACACCACGTACCGCGGGAGCTGA
- the LOC109451899 gene encoding 5-hydroxyisourate hydrolase isoform X1: MSSVLRLRALQRHLGSPEDSGMEPVGSLLTTHVLDTASGLPAQGLCLHLSRLEGHGQQWTELRKSYTDPDGRCPGLLPPGQMKAGTYKLFFDTEGYWKTKGQESFYPYVEVVFTITNETHKFHVPLLLSPWSYTTYRGS, from the exons ATGAGCTCCGTCCTGAGGCTGCGCGCGCTCCAGCGGCATCTGGGCTCCCCCGAG GACAGCGGCATGGAGCCAGTCGGCAGCCTGCTGACCACACACGTGCTGGACACTGCCTCAGGGCTCCCCGCCCAGGGCCTCTGCCTCCATCTGTCCAGGCTCGAGGGCCACGGCCAGCAATGGACCGAACTGAGGAAAAG cTACACTGACCCTGACGGCCGCTGTCCTGGGCTCCTGCCGCCTGGCCAGATGAAGGCAGGCACCTACAAGCTGTTCTTCGACACCGAGGGCTACTGGAAGACAAAGGGGCAGGAGAGCTTCTACCCGTATGTGGAG GTCGTTTTCACCATCACCAACGAGACCCACAAGTTCCACGTCCCCCTGCTGCTGAGCCCCTGGTCCTACACCACGTACCGCGGGAGCTGA